One genomic segment of Arthrobacter sp. zg-Y1110 includes these proteins:
- a CDS encoding energy-coupling factor ABC transporter ATP-binding protein → MSCILLQDVSVIPPGVPGESAEPILHLLSLTLDTPRTAVVGANGSGKSTLLKLLNGLVRPDTGTVSVDGLDTARHGADVRRRVGFVFTDPLSQLVMPTGRDDVELSLRASIRNRSQRRAAAEARLAALGLLELADRSIYDLSGGERQLMALASVLAVEPAVLVADEPSTLLDLRNTARLREVFASLPQQVIYTTHDLEFAADADRVLVMDAGAVVFDGGPREAIAAYRALALGVG, encoded by the coding sequence ATGTCCTGCATCCTGCTGCAGGACGTTTCCGTGATTCCTCCCGGGGTGCCAGGGGAATCCGCGGAACCGATCCTGCACCTGCTGTCGCTGACGCTGGACACTCCCCGCACCGCCGTCGTCGGCGCCAACGGTTCCGGGAAGTCCACGCTGCTGAAGCTGCTGAACGGGTTGGTGAGGCCGGATACCGGCACGGTCAGCGTGGACGGCCTGGACACTGCCCGGCACGGAGCGGACGTGCGGCGGCGGGTCGGGTTCGTTTTCACCGATCCCCTCTCGCAGCTCGTGATGCCCACGGGACGGGACGACGTCGAGCTGTCCCTGCGTGCCTCGATCCGGAACAGGTCCCAGCGGCGCGCAGCTGCCGAGGCCCGCCTGGCGGCCCTGGGGCTGCTGGAATTGGCGGACCGAAGCATCTACGACCTTTCCGGCGGCGAACGCCAGTTGATGGCCCTGGCATCGGTGCTGGCCGTTGAGCCTGCCGTGCTGGTGGCAGATGAGCCCAGCACGCTGCTGGACCTGAGGAACACCGCCCGGCTGCGGGAAGTCTTTGCCTCCCTTCCGCAGCAGGTCATCTACACCACCCATGATCTGGAGTTCGCCGCCGACGCGGATCGGGTGCTGGTGATGGATGCCGGCGCGGTGGTGTTCGACGGCGGCCCTCGCGAAGCTATTGCGGCGTACCGGGCGCTGGCGCTGGGGGTGGGATGA
- a CDS encoding neutral zinc metallopeptidase: MSFNNNARLDSSRVSDRRGKGKGIAVGGGLGGGLLLILSLFFGSDVIDGLGLSDGSGVAAGQAQSESIDTCLNGEDANERLDCRILGTAESLDSFWAPYLDGYGLTYTEPGVVLFTDRTTTGCGTATSAVGPFYCPADEQTYYDTAFFSDLVTNYGSSGGPLAQEYVVAHEFGHHIQQITGSSAGRNADPQGADSASVRTELQADCYAGLWARHAADQPAPGSDVPFLAPFTEADISDALSAASAIGDDRIQASATGQVNPESWTHGSSAQRQAWFLAGYNDGGSLEKCDTFSAADLSRP; this comes from the coding sequence ATGAGTTTCAATAACAACGCGCGCCTGGATTCCTCGCGGGTCAGCGACCGGCGCGGCAAAGGCAAGGGCATTGCAGTCGGCGGTGGACTGGGCGGCGGGCTTCTGCTGATCCTGTCCCTGTTCTTCGGGTCGGACGTCATTGACGGCCTCGGCCTGAGCGACGGCTCCGGTGTAGCCGCCGGCCAGGCGCAGTCCGAGAGCATCGATACCTGCTTGAACGGCGAAGACGCCAACGAACGGCTGGACTGCCGCATTCTGGGCACCGCCGAAAGCCTGGACAGCTTCTGGGCACCGTATCTGGACGGTTACGGCCTGACCTACACGGAGCCCGGCGTGGTGCTCTTTACCGACCGGACCACCACCGGCTGCGGCACGGCGACCAGCGCTGTCGGTCCGTTCTACTGCCCGGCAGACGAGCAGACCTATTACGACACCGCGTTCTTCTCCGACCTCGTCACCAACTACGGTTCCTCCGGCGGTCCGCTGGCACAGGAATACGTGGTCGCGCATGAGTTCGGCCACCACATCCAGCAGATCACCGGCTCCAGTGCGGGCCGGAACGCCGATCCGCAGGGTGCGGACTCTGCCTCCGTACGCACCGAGCTGCAGGCCGACTGCTATGCCGGCCTGTGGGCACGGCATGCCGCAGACCAGCCGGCTCCGGGCTCGGACGTGCCTTTCCTGGCTCCGTTCACCGAAGCCGATATCAGTGACGCACTCTCTGCGGCGTCCGCCATCGGCGATGACCGGATCCAGGCTTCGGCCACCGGTCAGGTGAACCCGGAGAGCTGGACCCACGGGTCCAGTGCCCAGCGCCAGGCGTGGTTCCTGGCCGGCTACAACGACGGCGGCAGCCTGGAAAAGTGCGATACCTTCAGCGCTGCGGACCTGTCCCGCCCGTAG
- a CDS encoding biotin transporter BioY, translating to MNNTSANAPRPLPGTGTHGSPGSPGTHGSTGTRRSRWTSADLSLIAVFAALTAVFSILPGVPLGAGVPITLQTLAVMLTGMLLGPGRGAAAVGLFLVAGLAGLPVFSGFRGGLGVLAGPSAGYLLSFPVAAAVVGLLAGLVLRRARKGRMVLLFAAGLATSFAVVHPAGIAGLMLNGHLSFPAALAADMAFWPGDVVKNLLAAAVAVSVFKAFPRMAVRDRGGR from the coding sequence ATGAACAACACATCGGCCAACGCGCCGCGCCCCCTCCCCGGCACCGGCACGCACGGCTCCCCCGGCTCTCCTGGCACTCACGGTTCCACCGGTACGAGGCGCTCCAGGTGGACCTCGGCGGACCTGTCCCTGATTGCCGTCTTCGCCGCCCTCACCGCCGTCTTCTCCATCCTTCCCGGCGTGCCGCTGGGAGCGGGCGTGCCGATCACCCTGCAGACCTTGGCGGTGATGCTTACCGGGATGCTCCTTGGCCCCGGGCGCGGGGCAGCGGCAGTGGGCCTCTTCCTGGTGGCTGGCCTGGCCGGCCTGCCGGTCTTCAGCGGTTTCCGCGGTGGCCTGGGTGTCCTGGCCGGGCCGTCGGCGGGGTACCTGCTGTCCTTCCCGGTGGCGGCCGCCGTCGTCGGCCTGCTTGCCGGCCTGGTGCTGCGCCGCGCCCGGAAGGGGCGGATGGTTCTCTTGTTCGCCGCGGGACTGGCCACGAGCTTCGCCGTGGTGCATCCGGCCGGCATCGCGGGACTTATGCTCAACGGGCATCTCTCGTTCCCCGCAGCGCTGGCAGCGGACATGGCGTTCTGGCCCGGTGACGTGGTGAAGAACCTGCTTGCCGCTGCGGTGGCCGTCAGTGTCTTCAAGGCCTTTCCACGAATGGCTGTTCGGGACCGCGGCGGCCGCTGA
- a CDS encoding energy-coupling factor transporter transmembrane protein EcfT: protein MKRSTGSYDLLGAYRPGVSPVHAAPLGLKAGALVVLSVAVLALRSPVVLVVAAVLVLAAYAGARLLREAWVPLKLMWPVLVLLGAFQWWASGVLAAVLVTGSIAVCVVAARLLTLTTAPQVLLDGLVSLARPLEPLGADPERFGLTLALMLRSIPFLLGSARDVRESAMARGLERNPRALTVPVVIRAVAYARQTGDALAARGIGESSDTKVDQGNR from the coding sequence ATGAAGCGTTCTACTGGCTCCTACGATCTGCTGGGCGCCTACCGCCCCGGCGTTTCGCCCGTGCATGCGGCGCCGCTGGGCTTGAAGGCGGGCGCTCTGGTTGTGCTGTCCGTTGCTGTGTTGGCGCTGCGCTCCCCTGTGGTGCTGGTGGTTGCCGCAGTCCTGGTGCTGGCGGCCTATGCCGGCGCCCGGTTGTTGCGGGAGGCTTGGGTGCCGCTGAAGCTGATGTGGCCGGTCCTGGTGCTGCTGGGGGCTTTCCAGTGGTGGGCGTCCGGCGTGCTGGCAGCGGTCCTGGTGACCGGCAGTATTGCGGTCTGCGTAGTGGCGGCTCGGCTGCTGACGCTGACCACTGCACCGCAGGTGCTGCTGGACGGGCTCGTGTCGCTGGCCCGTCCGCTGGAACCGCTCGGTGCGGACCCGGAACGTTTCGGGCTGACCCTGGCGCTGATGCTGCGCAGCATTCCGTTCCTGCTCGGGTCCGCCCGGGATGTCCGGGAATCTGCCATGGCCCGTGGACTGGAGCGCAATCCCCGCGCGCTGACCGTCCCCGTGGTGATCCGTGCGGTTGCCTATGCCCGGCAGACCGGCGATGCCCTGGCTGCACGCGGTATCGGGGAAAGCTCCGACACGAAGGTTGACCAAGGCAACCGATAA
- a CDS encoding HNH endonuclease signature motif containing protein, whose translation MDQLGNTERTTEVPGSEDRQPEGQAGKAEAPRAACTLAVYRAELAAEPSVAADGTTQVGSPDAEYPDGFTGTLVLQNLEAFDVQTVGEALSRMEHLMSWVQALEARLVNRMEELFREDFRAASGRLEPGMAFSLASSECAAILNVPQVTAQRMMFEADRLCSTHAATLTALEEGQLSYQHAQVVLDQCLNVPPDQLPEFEADLLAAASGQTRAQFSCKARRLRERKFPETVSKRHLTAFEQRKVTLDREEDGMSCLSAHLRAAEAQQIYTALSSAARGEQSAGDSRTVDQLRADILAQLLMGGSRGLFAAAETQRGAGHAEGSGCSAGGGDAGGDTRGDGGIVCPEGTTVLKTGPDEGIVPRTEIMVLINAETLFGADDQPAELHGYGPISAEAARRLARNAVGWTGLAQDPQTGEILGVGRRRKVPAGLRRWLRARDGTCRFPGCRVSTANSDVDHTIDWAQGGPTDHGNLEHLCRRHHRFKTLGFWKACQPTPGVIEWTSPTGRIYRTEPFLELGPPEAGPGPEAGPGPEASPGPGPEASPGPRPEASPSLGPSPGPGPAPGTDSKQVPQKDSVLQDDVLQDSLPEQGPPF comes from the coding sequence ATGGATCAGCTCGGAAACACCGAACGGACAACCGAAGTACCAGGCAGTGAAGACCGGCAGCCCGAGGGGCAGGCCGGGAAGGCGGAGGCGCCCCGTGCGGCCTGTACCCTGGCGGTCTATCGGGCGGAACTGGCCGCCGAGCCTTCCGTGGCCGCTGACGGTACTACTCAGGTCGGAAGTCCCGACGCCGAATATCCGGACGGCTTTACCGGGACACTGGTGCTGCAGAACCTTGAGGCCTTTGACGTGCAGACGGTCGGCGAAGCCCTGTCCCGGATGGAACATTTGATGTCCTGGGTGCAGGCACTGGAGGCCCGCCTGGTCAACCGCATGGAGGAACTTTTCCGGGAGGACTTTCGTGCGGCCTCGGGGCGGCTTGAGCCCGGGATGGCATTCAGCCTGGCGTCTTCCGAATGCGCCGCGATCCTGAATGTCCCGCAGGTCACCGCCCAGCGGATGATGTTCGAAGCGGACAGGCTGTGCAGCACCCATGCGGCCACCCTGACCGCCTTGGAAGAAGGACAGCTTAGTTACCAGCACGCGCAGGTAGTGCTGGACCAGTGCCTGAACGTTCCACCGGATCAGCTCCCGGAGTTCGAGGCGGACCTGCTGGCGGCTGCGTCCGGACAAACCCGGGCACAGTTCTCCTGTAAGGCCCGGCGTCTGCGGGAAAGGAAGTTTCCGGAGACCGTCAGCAAGCGGCACCTGACCGCGTTCGAACAGCGCAAGGTCACTCTGGACCGGGAAGAGGACGGCATGTCCTGCCTTTCCGCGCACCTGCGTGCGGCCGAAGCCCAGCAGATCTACACGGCACTCAGTAGTGCTGCCCGGGGCGAGCAGTCCGCGGGGGATTCCCGGACTGTGGATCAGCTGCGTGCGGATATTCTGGCGCAGCTGCTGATGGGCGGCAGCCGTGGACTCTTCGCCGCGGCGGAAACCCAACGCGGGGCCGGGCACGCCGAGGGTTCCGGGTGCTCCGCCGGTGGCGGAGACGCCGGAGGCGACACCCGGGGTGACGGAGGCATCGTCTGCCCGGAAGGCACCACCGTTTTAAAGACCGGGCCGGACGAGGGGATCGTCCCACGAACCGAAATCATGGTCCTGATCAACGCTGAAACCCTCTTCGGCGCCGACGACCAGCCCGCTGAACTGCACGGTTACGGGCCCATCAGCGCAGAAGCAGCACGCAGGCTGGCCCGTAACGCCGTCGGGTGGACCGGGCTGGCGCAGGATCCGCAGACCGGAGAAATCCTCGGGGTAGGACGGCGGCGGAAGGTCCCGGCCGGGCTCCGACGCTGGCTCCGCGCAAGGGACGGAACCTGCAGATTCCCCGGTTGCCGGGTCAGTACGGCGAATTCGGACGTTGACCACACCATCGACTGGGCCCAGGGCGGCCCTACAGACCACGGGAACCTGGAACACCTTTGCCGCCGGCACCACCGGTTCAAGACCCTCGGTTTCTGGAAGGCCTGCCAGCCTACGCCGGGAGTCATCGAATGGACGTCCCCGACCGGACGCATCTACCGGACCGAGCCCTTCCTGGAACTCGGACCACCGGAAGCGGGTCCTGGGCCGGAAGCGGGTCCTGGGCCGGAAGCGAGTCCGGGTCCTGGGCCGGAAGCGAGTCCGGGTCCGCGTCCGGAAGCTAGTCCGAGTCTGGGTCCGAGTCCGGGTCCGGGTCCGGCGCCGGGTACAGATTCCAAGCAAGTGCCACAGAAGGACTCGGTGCTGCAGGACGACGTGCTGCAGGACTCCCTGCCGGAACAAGGGCCACCATTCTGA